ACGAATTGCCTTCTTCACGTTatttgaaaatacatgtaagaTTTCCTTTTGGATTTTTGATGATTTGTAAGATGCATTTTTGGGAGCTTTCTCTATCGCTTCTACAACATATTCATTATATGATACCATCAAATCcaatatttcaagaaaattcACACAATTAATTGAATCAGAATTTCTATCTCATCCTCTAAAAGCAAGTCCTTGAAATGCAAGCACTTTGACAACATCAATTGAGGCCTTCAACCACAATCAATTGCTTGCAATTTGAtcagaattgaaattttcaagtACATTTTGTATGTGTTGAGATTGGTTCATCAAATCTGTCATGGCTTGCTTGGAAGCTCTATGAAAAGAGTTAGGTTTTTTCCCCATATGATTTAAAAAGGAACAATTATTTCCATCATTAACTTTCTTCTAATTCCGAAATCTGTCCTTAGTGAATACATGAGTCCTAGAATTCCTAGTTGGCTTGTCAAAGAGAAAGCATGGTAGACAAAAAACAACATCTTTACTAGGTGAATATTCAAGCCAAGTACTAAATGCCTTAATTGCAAACCATGAATGTTTAAATTTACGAGAATGACTTCCAAATTTAGTTTTCTTGTACTCATCTAGTTTACATTGGTATGAACCAAGCTTAATGTAAGCTCGTCAAATTTCATCCTATTCATTAGCATCATATTCCCATATTTGCTTACGCATTCCAGGATCACGCACAAAACCTGTACTTTTGACAATGGTGACATTTGGAACTTCTGTTTGGAGATTTTCAGAAACTAGGACATCAACGCTAGGGGTTGGCAATCTTGCATCATCAGCTATGACCTCagaattatttatattttttcttttgaaaaaatttaataatgtaGTGGACTTACTCATGATCtacaaatttaagaaaagaaagtttCATTATTTCCATATTTCGTAGTTCTATACACCAACTAAAAAAAGGGACtcctcaacccaaaaaaaaaaaaaaaaatctaaaaccaaaataatcacaaacAGATAAgcataagtttatatatattactaatattAACCACATCACACAAAGTGACAAAGACAAAGTTCAcaagttcatatatatatatatatatatatatatatattactaatattAGCCACATCACACAAAGTGACAAAgacaaattttttgataaaaccaaaacaatcagACCAAAGACTTTGGTCAATTggtctaaaaaaaaagtcacttatGACTTGCCAAAGACTAGTCTCACAAATTCATAATCACAGTTAACAGTACTCGCAAATGACAAAACAGTGACTACCAAAGACTACTCTCACAAATTCATTATCACAATTCAGTACTCACGTCCTACTGTCCTAGTGGTCccactttatttctttatagataaaaccaaaaccaaaaaaaaagttacaaacatTGAAACCAGTCCACACAATCACAAAAAGCCACAAACAATTACACAGTAGTCAATACAAagccacaaacacaaactagtCTACGGTCCACACATGACACAACACACCAGTCCACAAAAAGACATAACTCACAAATACAACAGTCACCacagttcataaaaaaaatgtagaggGCAGAGGGCTAACTAGCTAAGGCAGAGCAATAtagcaaagacaaaaaaaaaaaaaaacacttgagcCAGGAGAGAAATTTCTTAGATTTACCAGACTTGTGTGTGACAGTGATTAAGGATTTGAGGAGGAGTAGTAGCAGCAATAGTTAGTCTGGATTTGATCTGACGAAAAGAACATACAACAGCAGCAGTAGTGTTGGAGGCGTTGATGAGGTTGAGTGGAGGAAGAGTGAGGTTAGgataaaaatttgagaattgtaatttattttttcagtccatatttattttttattttgtagtttttagtttgtcggttatatatatatatatatatatatatatatatatatatatttctttttgtgTGAGAGTTTGTCGGTTATTTTTTCTGATTGCATTCGTAtaccaattattttatttttattttttaatttgggggggggggggcgctattagaatgaaaatttaatatactagctatttatttttttttttggggggggggggggggtggggggcaCATTGATTATAATAAGCGTGCGTTTGGCATTGATTATTTTTGCTAGTTTATTtcattattcagcttatttttgatACTGTTTATAGatcccactatactattttagctaacttttagcTATATCTATAATAccttcagtaaaaaaatttcagtttcagctaaagAAACTGTTCTCAAACCGACACTAAATATCCATTAATTCAGTTATCCACTTAATATTAAATGTATGaacatcaaattttttatggattctcaactaaagaaaaaagaaaaaagaaagagtgaaatcaaaaatcttaaataatagTTACAGCCATAGGTAGCACATTGTGTGTATGTTTGGCATTGATGAAAGTTGCTAGTTTATtctactatttattttattgttactactatttatgagtctcactgcactttttgatactatttatgggtcttactgtactatttcagctaacttttacatttatctaccgtactttcagcaaaaaaattttagtttcagcaaTATAAGCAGATCTTAAATAGACCTTGCATTTATGGATAAATTTAGATGATATTTATCATCTTTTTAATAGGTAGCACACTGTAAATTGGGTTCCCATTATACAAAAATGCTAGCTACTTGGTCAAGCATGCTAAACTAAATTGTCACCTAAAATGGGTTCACATCAATGCATAAAAGCTAGCTACTTGGTCAAGCATGCTTAATCACGCGTTTTCCTACTTGTTCCCGCTGGCAATAAatgcttaataataataagtaaattgaataaaaaatagaaagcaattgaaaaaaaaaatttttaatttttcttgctacagtcaatttgaaaatttttttatatataaaaataacgAAAAggcaataaatataaaattttaccatTGGATCTCTTGTATTTTATTTCTATCCTTTCCAAATagggacaaaaaataaaaccaaaacgtCATGTAAAGCCAGAAGTCAAGAACCCAAAATAGTAGtaagaaaaagataatgaaaatttCATCGACTTAGTCTGCAAATTAAATATGTATAGTTATTTTACCTAGCCATTGCCAGTTTGACATCCATGAAAGTCAAAGAAGATAAACGCTTGACCACCCactccaaaacttgtaaaataagAAACTGCTGGTGGAGTGAGCCAAAGAAGAGACTGTTTCCTCTTTCTTAACATGGAAACCCTCAAACTTAGACAGCttcaagtttttctttctaTGCAGCAATACacgtttttgttttcttctgcCAGACTCAACTTCACTAACTTCTTTCCTATAAATGCTTGGCTAACATCAACCTTTATATTCATCTCCTTCTTGCTTATAATATTCTTCTTTAATTATCAGTTCTTTCTTAGCTCTTTTCTCTGAGTCTTATTTATTCACTCTTTACAGTAACGGGATATTTGGGTTGTAGAGTAACAATGACAAGCATCAAATTTTGCTTGGTTTTCCTTGTTAGCATGTCTTTGATGGTGTCAATGTCACTGGCGATGCCATCACTCAATGTGGGTTACTATCAATCAACTTGTCCTTCTGCAGAGACCATTGTGAGAAACGCTGTGAACAAAGCTGTGTCAAGCAACCCTGGCCTTGCTGCTGGCCTCATTAGAATGCATTTTCATGACTGTTTTGTCAGGGTATGTTAGCACTTTGCAACACCAATTAACTTGTTATATGTTCACTAGAATCTGTACCTAAATTTGCACTcttctccttttcctttattttcccGCTAAAAGAATATACCATATAAGCTACTTAATTACTAAGCTGTTAGAGTTAAATCTTATTTTCAATGTTATTTATCTCAGGGCTGTGATGCCTCTGTTTTACTTGATTCAACCCCTGGAAATCCAGCGGAGAGAGATAGTCCAGTCAACAATCCAAGCTTAAGAGGCTTTGAAGTGATATTTGAGGCGAAGGCTGCACTTGAAGCTCAATGCCCACAAACAGTCTCTTGTGCAGACATTATTGCATTTGCTGCTCGTGATAGTGCTTACAAAGTTGGAGGCGTAAGTTGCAAAGTTCCATCAGGACGCCGTGATGGTAGGGTGTCACGTGAAAATGAACCTATTGATAACCTTCCACCACCTACCTTCAATGCTCAGGAACTCGAACAAAGATTTGTGCAAAAAGGTCTTAGTCTTGATGAAATGGTGACACTTTCTGGTGCACATTCTATAGGAAGGTCACAttgttcttctttctcaaaGCGATTATACAATTTTAGTGAAACAAATCCACAAGACCCGTCAATGGATCCTATATTTGCTAGAGACTTAAAGACCAAGTGTCCACAAAATGCTGGCAATGTCGATCCAACTGTGCCACTTGATGTACTTACACCAAATAGGCTTGAAAATAAGTACTATATAAATTTGAAGAACCACCATGGCTTATTAACCTCTGATCAATCTCTTTTGAGTAGCCCTTCAACGGTTGGAATTGTCAGGAATAATGCAAGGCAAGGAGAAATATGGGCTTATAAGTTTGCAGCAGCTATGGTGAAAATGGGTTACGTTGATGTGCTTACAGGAAGTCAGGGTGAGATCAGGAAAAATTGTAGGTTTGTGAACTAGATATTATAGGTTTATTGGTGTgactactaaaattattttgtattattttctaACATTAATTCATTATTCAATGTTAATTCAAATGTaaattcattcttttgtatGTTTTTGAACAAATTTTGTTGAGAAATTAATGGGATAAACTTGTATTCGTCGGATGTTACAAAATGTGCATAGCTCTTTTTACCACCTCTTTTTCATTGCTTTattaatggaatttttttttcattgcttaatttacaacctcttttttttttttttttggaaaaaaaatcatacaaaaatgTGTGTAGTGAATGTAacccaaagaaacaaaattatttga
This genomic stretch from Quercus lobata isolate SW786 chromosome 3, ValleyOak3.0 Primary Assembly, whole genome shotgun sequence harbors:
- the LOC115982251 gene encoding peroxidase 5-like, yielding MTSIKFCLVFLVSMSLMVSMSLAMPSLNVGYYQSTCPSAETIVRNAVNKAVSSNPGLAAGLIRMHFHDCFVRGCDASVLLDSTPGNPAERDSPVNNPSLRGFEVIFEAKAALEAQCPQTVSCADIIAFAARDSAYKVGGVSCKVPSGRRDGRVSRENEPIDNLPPPTFNAQELEQRFVQKGLSLDEMVTLSGAHSIGRSHCSSFSKRLYNFSETNPQDPSMDPIFARDLKTKCPQNAGNVDPTVPLDVLTPNRLENKYYINLKNHHGLLTSDQSLLSSPSTVGIVRNNARQGEIWAYKFAAAMVKMGYVDVLTGSQGEIRKNCRFVN